A portion of the Natrinema salaciae genome contains these proteins:
- a CDS encoding signal peptidase I, giving the protein MRRGVGRVVRGLVVVCVLALVVGQLLGQPVLLGFVETGSMEPTIDTGDGFVAIPSELTGDPEPGDVVVFEAEQIQGGGLTTHRVVDETPQGYVTRGDANPFTDQDGGEPYVRDAQIVATAWRVDGAVVTIPHFGTVVMALSDGLEAVQTRLAAAFGTRTLLGTSGLATAILGLSATLYVVETVRERRSASFGSRLSTDSDDGDDRVDPRLLSAGFAVLVVVAASAAMIVPAGTQSYDVVSAEFESENPLVIERGTTGEIPYAVSNGGFVPTISYVVADGEDVAVSPERVSVGSHDETAVTVSVNAPAETGHYPTYVTEYRYLYVLPAPVIDALYELHPWAPFGGIVSLLGGGTYAFGRFLAGPGDSRSRRAAVRRRCSNSRSIVRRLY; this is encoded by the coding sequence ATGAGACGAGGGGTCGGTCGAGTAGTGCGCGGACTCGTCGTCGTCTGCGTTCTCGCGCTGGTAGTGGGACAACTGCTCGGGCAGCCAGTTCTGCTCGGCTTCGTCGAAACGGGGAGCATGGAGCCGACGATCGACACCGGTGACGGTTTCGTCGCCATCCCGAGCGAACTGACCGGCGACCCGGAACCGGGCGACGTCGTCGTATTCGAGGCCGAGCAGATCCAGGGCGGCGGGCTGACGACGCACCGCGTGGTCGACGAGACCCCACAGGGATACGTGACGCGCGGGGACGCGAACCCGTTCACCGACCAGGACGGCGGCGAACCGTACGTTCGGGACGCCCAGATCGTCGCGACCGCGTGGCGAGTCGACGGCGCGGTCGTGACGATCCCTCACTTCGGAACGGTCGTCATGGCTCTGAGCGACGGACTCGAGGCCGTCCAGACCCGGCTGGCGGCCGCGTTCGGAACGCGGACCCTCCTGGGAACCTCGGGACTGGCGACGGCCATCCTCGGGCTCTCGGCGACTCTCTACGTCGTCGAGACGGTCCGCGAACGGCGGTCGGCGTCGTTCGGGTCGCGTCTCAGCACCGACAGTGACGACGGCGACGATCGGGTCGATCCCCGGTTGCTCTCGGCCGGGTTCGCGGTGCTCGTCGTCGTCGCCGCGTCGGCCGCGATGATCGTTCCGGCCGGGACGCAGTCCTACGACGTGGTCAGCGCGGAGTTCGAGTCGGAGAACCCCCTCGTGATCGAGCGGGGGACGACCGGCGAGATTCCGTACGCGGTCTCGAACGGCGGGTTCGTCCCGACGATCTCGTACGTCGTCGCCGACGGCGAGGACGTCGCCGTCTCCCCCGAACGGGTGTCCGTGGGGTCGCACGACGAGACCGCAGTTACGGTCTCGGTGAACGCGCCGGCGGAAACCGGCCACTATCCGACGTACGTCACGGAGTACCGTTACCTGTACGTCCTCCCGGCACCGGTCATCGACGCGCTCTACGAACTCCACCCGTGGGCACCGTTCGGGGGAATCGTTTCGCTGCTCGGTGGCGGGACCTACGCCTTCGGGCGGTTCCTCGCCGGGCCGGGTGACAGCCGCTCGAGACGGGCGGCGGTCCGCCGTCGCTGTTCGAACTCGCGATCGATCGTTCGGAGGTTATACTGA
- a CDS encoding DUF5305 domain-containing protein produces MPSVPTDTDGEAATEERRLRLRVLLAEYRTLLVVALVVALALGGWVSYGAYATPGEETTRERDRVWTATGSFSHGATVTESNPVYPAGTRLENESLYYTAVTPTVDGEFVGGYESRTAADVRVRLTVDVVYRAVDGESDAVYWSKRERLAATTVEDASPGETVSAAFSLNVTDAAAAIDEIERELGASPGETEIALELEREIDGTIAGEERSAADGYRVEIATDHGTYRLDERASYDEHHEESDTETVPTSAGPARTVGGPLLVLIGVGGLAGLAVVSRRVPEPTTAERAWLAYRDDADRFADVITTVALPDAALEGPRAELETLAELAAFGIDVGAAVVFDPERGLYAVREDGLVYVFEPPRRRSTEAGDRISDSDAPGRSPVTDERATASAGADPTGAVDDDLLALAGFAEDRLESGSMGGDSRSDDGPRPTETDTGRSDGGDRSRESPAS; encoded by the coding sequence ATGCCATCCGTACCGACCGATACTGACGGTGAGGCGGCGACCGAGGAGCGACGGCTGCGGCTCCGCGTCCTGCTCGCGGAGTATCGGACGCTACTAGTCGTCGCCCTCGTCGTCGCCCTGGCACTGGGTGGCTGGGTCAGTTACGGTGCCTACGCGACTCCCGGCGAGGAAACGACTCGGGAACGCGACCGCGTCTGGACTGCGACCGGGTCCTTCTCCCACGGGGCCACGGTCACCGAATCGAACCCCGTCTACCCAGCGGGGACTCGTCTCGAGAACGAGTCGCTGTACTACACGGCCGTGACGCCGACCGTCGACGGCGAATTCGTCGGTGGCTACGAGAGCCGGACTGCGGCGGACGTTCGGGTGCGGCTGACGGTCGACGTCGTCTATCGCGCGGTCGACGGAGAGAGCGACGCCGTCTACTGGAGCAAGCGCGAGCGCCTCGCCGCGACCACTGTCGAGGACGCCTCCCCCGGCGAGACAGTCTCTGCGGCGTTCTCCCTCAACGTCACCGACGCCGCGGCGGCGATCGACGAGATCGAACGCGAGCTCGGTGCCAGTCCCGGTGAGACGGAGATCGCGCTCGAACTCGAGCGGGAGATCGACGGGACGATCGCCGGCGAGGAGCGATCGGCCGCGGACGGCTATCGGGTCGAAATCGCGACCGATCACGGAACGTACCGACTCGACGAACGGGCGTCGTACGACGAGCACCACGAGGAGTCCGACACCGAGACCGTCCCGACCTCGGCCGGCCCGGCCCGGACCGTCGGCGGACCGCTGCTCGTGCTGATCGGCGTCGGCGGGCTCGCCGGACTCGCGGTCGTCTCGCGACGGGTTCCGGAGCCGACGACCGCTGAGCGGGCGTGGCTCGCCTACCGCGACGATGCCGATCGGTTCGCGGACGTGATCACGACCGTAGCACTGCCCGACGCAGCACTCGAGGGGCCGCGTGCGGAGCTCGAGACGCTGGCGGAACTGGCCGCGTTCGGGATCGACGTCGGGGCCGCAGTCGTCTTCGACCCGGAGCGGGGGCTGTACGCCGTCCGCGAGGACGGTCTCGTCTACGTCTTCGAACCACCGAGGCGACGGTCGACGGAGGCCGGTGATCGGATTTCGGATTCCGACGCTCCCGGGCGGTCGCCCGTGACCGACGAGCGAGCGACGGCGAGCGCGGGGGCGGACCCTACCGGAGCGGTCGACGACGACCTGCTCGCACTCGCCGGGTTCGCGGAGGATCGCCTCGAGTCGGGATCGATGGGCGGAGACTCGCGGTCCGACGACGGCCCGCGTCCGACCGAAACCGACACCGGCCGCTCCGACGGCGGCGACCGATCGAGAGAGTCGCCGGCGTCGTGA
- a CDS encoding DUF7344 domain-containing protein, producing MGASRVEPDGDIDVPQPDRKTLTEDELFELLANQRRRHIMHTLMQEDDRLDIGDLSQEIAAWEDDLAFEEVSSTDRKRVYTALQQSHLPKMDNAGVLEFDRDRGTIEPTPALEDVEIYMDVVRGRELPWSDYYLGLTALSAVLFVTTVLDLLPFSRLPSTAWGVFVIVSFAVSALAHRYYARRNRLGIADEPPSVELEYRDRSTNE from the coding sequence ATGGGGGCGAGTCGAGTCGAGCCGGACGGGGATATCGACGTCCCACAGCCGGATCGAAAGACGTTGACCGAAGACGAACTCTTCGAGCTACTGGCCAATCAACGGCGACGACACATCATGCATACGCTCATGCAGGAAGACGATCGCCTCGATATCGGCGACCTGTCGCAGGAAATCGCCGCCTGGGAGGACGACCTCGCGTTCGAGGAGGTCTCGAGTACCGATCGCAAGCGAGTCTACACGGCACTCCAGCAGTCCCATCTGCCGAAGATGGACAACGCCGGCGTCCTCGAGTTCGATCGCGATCGGGGGACGATCGAACCGACGCCGGCGCTGGAAGACGTCGAGATCTACATGGACGTCGTTCGCGGGCGCGAGCTCCCCTGGAGCGACTACTACCTCGGGTTGACGGCACTGTCCGCCGTGCTGTTCGTGACGACGGTGCTCGACCTGCTGCCGTTCAGCCGGCTGCCGTCGACCGCATGGGGCGTGTTCGTTATCGTTTCGTTCGCCGTGTCCGCGCTCGCACACCGGTACTACGCCCGACGGAATCGGCTCGGAATCGCGGACGAACCGCCGAGTGTGGAACTCGAGTATCGGGACCGATCGACGAACGAGTGA
- a CDS encoding serine/threonine-protein kinase, translated as MTGDERIGSLVDGRFRLEERIDAGGLATVWRATDRERGTAVALKCENDGPHDRAQVRAHFRGELRWFRRFDGGPVPGSLVRFVDGAVGGDTGYVATELIRGGSLGDLVAREAEPNRPLPDPLERVRELGGPVCRALAFLHRNGVAHLDLKPSNVLVRRSGRPAVIDLNAAVATETDPDICFERDPFKPPELTLTDARDAPIGPRCDVYALGAVLAFLLTGTASAGTAASIGAWEPVDPQSGDADCPSALAGAIRRATAPDHRDRFDDADELYDALVPVLEVPNRSARLVHEPSGRTVRVRPGDTLGRWAADRRVPTVVLPDDERFCCPEHAVLEHDGSDWRLRDRSLNGTYVRGDGDWEYVLSRDGCERRRDADAPLPRPDPLASIRLSDGDRIAPVSPEYGCRLVFRTGD; from the coding sequence ATGACGGGCGACGAACGGATCGGGTCGCTCGTCGACGGTCGGTTTCGACTCGAGGAGCGGATCGACGCCGGCGGGCTCGCGACGGTCTGGCGAGCGACCGACCGCGAGCGGGGAACGGCGGTCGCGCTCAAGTGTGAGAACGACGGTCCGCACGACCGGGCGCAGGTGCGGGCGCACTTCCGGGGAGAACTGCGGTGGTTCCGCCGGTTCGACGGTGGCCCAGTCCCCGGTTCGCTCGTCCGCTTCGTCGACGGTGCGGTCGGCGGGGACACCGGGTACGTCGCCACTGAACTGATCCGCGGCGGTTCGCTCGGCGACCTCGTCGCTCGCGAAGCGGAACCGAACCGCCCGCTCCCGGACCCTCTCGAGCGCGTTCGCGAACTCGGCGGCCCCGTCTGCAGAGCGCTCGCGTTCCTCCACCGGAACGGCGTCGCGCATCTCGACCTGAAGCCGAGCAACGTCCTCGTTCGCCGGTCCGGCCGACCCGCGGTAATCGACCTGAACGCCGCGGTGGCGACTGAGACGGACCCCGACATCTGTTTCGAGCGCGACCCGTTCAAGCCGCCGGAACTGACGCTGACGGACGCCCGCGACGCGCCGATCGGTCCGCGGTGTGACGTGTACGCGCTCGGAGCCGTGCTCGCGTTCCTGCTGACCGGAACGGCGAGCGCGGGGACGGCCGCGTCGATCGGTGCGTGGGAGCCCGTGGACCCGCAATCGGGCGACGCGGACTGTCCGTCCGCGCTCGCCGGCGCAATTCGTCGTGCGACCGCACCCGACCATCGCGACCGGTTCGACGACGCCGACGAACTGTACGACGCGCTCGTCCCCGTCCTCGAAGTTCCGAATCGGTCCGCCCGACTCGTTCACGAGCCGTCCGGACGCACCGTTCGCGTTCGTCCCGGCGACACCCTCGGCCGCTGGGCCGCGGATCGACGGGTCCCGACCGTCGTCCTCCCCGACGACGAGCGGTTCTGCTGTCCGGAACACGCCGTCCTCGAGCACGACGGCTCGGATTGGCGGCTTCGGGACCGGAGCCTCAACGGCACCTACGTTCGCGGGGACGGGGACTGGGAATACGTCCTCTCTCGGGACGGCTGCGAGCGCCGGCGCGACGCCGACGCGCCGCTGCCCCGACCGGATCCGTTGGCGTCGATCCGGCTCTCTGATGGGGACCGCATCGCGCCCGTCAGCCCCGAGTACGGGTGTCGACTGGTGTTCCGGACCGGTGACTGA
- a CDS encoding DUF1102 domain-containing protein has protein sequence MKRRKFVIGTGALASGMAAAVGSGAFSSVTATRDVDVDVADDASAYLRLEGTGGANSDYVTDDGNGGTLTIDLSPSNGGVTGGGEGVNPDAITRIDDLFVVENQGTQAVDVALSKSGANAGTVEFYPDSRAYSGDPLSNSAVTLAAGSSATISLEVDTEGEDLGDGDELLDAVMFSATAN, from the coding sequence ATGAAACGACGCAAATTCGTTATCGGAACGGGTGCACTGGCATCGGGAATGGCCGCGGCCGTCGGGTCGGGGGCGTTCTCGAGCGTAACTGCGACGCGAGACGTCGACGTCGACGTCGCCGACGACGCCTCCGCCTACCTGCGGCTCGAGGGGACCGGCGGTGCCAACTCGGACTACGTCACGGACGACGGGAACGGCGGGACGCTGACGATCGACCTCAGCCCGAGCAACGGCGGTGTGACCGGCGGCGGCGAGGGCGTCAACCCCGACGCGATCACCCGGATCGACGACCTGTTCGTCGTCGAAAACCAGGGAACGCAGGCGGTCGACGTCGCGCTCTCCAAATCCGGGGCGAACGCCGGTACCGTCGAGTTCTACCCCGATAGCCGGGCGTACTCCGGCGATCCGCTCTCGAACAGCGCCGTCACCCTCGCGGCCGGTAGCAGCGCGACGATCAGCCTCGAAGTCGACACCGAGGGCGAGGACCTCGGCGACGGCGACGAGCTGCTCGACGCGGTGATGTTCAGCGCAACAGCGAACTAA